One window of the Burkholderia ubonensis subsp. mesacidophila genome contains the following:
- a CDS encoding SH3 domain-containing protein, with translation MNTKISKSIQAAALFALCASIAPMYAHAKTPVDCRQLNEATGGPDDNFRPPLSAKVIGSGRAYFHSAPDAQCVTKQIFIVPGDSVTVFKPYKSWYQIMYVNGKTGEDFEGWVEEGRLSLGGHLGGNQ, from the coding sequence ATGAATACCAAGATTTCGAAAAGCATCCAGGCAGCCGCCCTCTTCGCGCTGTGCGCCAGCATCGCCCCGATGTACGCCCATGCAAAAACCCCGGTGGACTGCCGTCAACTCAACGAGGCAACCGGCGGCCCCGACGACAACTTCAGGCCGCCGCTTTCCGCGAAGGTCATCGGATCGGGACGCGCCTACTTCCATTCGGCGCCCGACGCCCAGTGCGTGACCAAACAGATCTTCATCGTTCCCGGCGACAGCGTGACCGTCTTCAAGCCGTACAAGAGCTGGTATCAGATCATGTACGTGAACGGCAAGACGGGGGAGGATTTCGAAGGATGGGTCGAGGAAGGCCGCCTGAGCTTGGGCGGTCACTTGGGCGGGAATCAATAG
- a CDS encoding alpha/beta fold hydrolase, translated as MKTFAIGKGRWGLRYHDLPGQGIPTLFIHGLGCASSCDYPGVAAAPALSGRRMLLVDLLGSGFSDRPTDFSYTVEDHAKAIAALADHLSFPELNLFGHSMGGAVAIVAAGLLGPRVRHLVLGEPNLEPGGGFFSRKIAALTETDYVQTGHAELISASAGDGSDVWAASLLASAPYAVHRAAVSLIAGSDPSWRDQLCSLAMPRTVVFGARSLPDPDTGRLAAEGVNVEIVEEAGHSMAWENPAGLAQAIRQSLG; from the coding sequence ATGAAAACATTTGCTATTGGAAAGGGCCGATGGGGGCTCAGATACCACGACCTCCCGGGGCAGGGGATCCCGACACTGTTCATCCACGGCCTCGGTTGCGCGTCCTCTTGCGACTATCCGGGCGTGGCTGCGGCCCCTGCGTTGTCCGGGCGTCGAATGTTGCTGGTCGATTTGCTCGGGTCCGGGTTCAGCGATCGCCCGACGGATTTCTCCTATACCGTCGAAGACCATGCGAAAGCGATTGCGGCGCTTGCCGACCACCTGTCCTTTCCGGAATTGAATCTGTTCGGGCACAGCATGGGCGGTGCGGTCGCCATCGTCGCTGCGGGTTTGCTCGGCCCACGGGTGCGGCATCTTGTGCTCGGCGAGCCCAATCTGGAGCCGGGCGGCGGCTTCTTCAGCCGAAAGATCGCAGCCCTGACGGAAACCGACTATGTGCAGACGGGGCATGCGGAACTGATCTCCGCATCGGCGGGAGACGGCAGCGACGTCTGGGCTGCTTCGCTGCTGGCCAGTGCACCCTATGCGGTGCATCGTGCTGCGGTGTCGCTCATTGCAGGCAGCGATCCCAGCTGGCGGGACCAGCTCTGTTCGTTGGCCATGCCGAGAACCGTCGTGTTTGGCGCGCGCTCGCTGCCCGATCCGGATACCGGGCGTCTTGCGGCGGAAGGGGTGAATGTCGAGATCGTGGAAGAGGCCGGTCATTCGATGGCCTGGGAAAATCCTGCGGGACTCGCCCAGGCTATCCGTCAGTCGCTCGGGTAG
- a CDS encoding SDR family oxidoreductase, producing MTQPSTPLPSVRAIVTGHTRGLGAALAAQLLARGIAVLGLSRSRHPSLGAQAGERFAEVELDLSEPTRVEAWLAGGALGRFVDGASAVLLFNNAGTVEPIGPLDAQDPAAVARAVSLNVATPLMLSSALARAGADTVERRILHVSSGAARNAYAGWSIYCATKAALDHHARAVALDATRGLRICSVAPGVVDTGMQATIRATSADHFPQREKFDQLKASGALATPEAAARQLIDYALSDAFGTVPTADVRELAAG from the coding sequence ATGACCCAGCCGTCCACTCCACTCCCGTCCGTTCGCGCCATCGTCACCGGCCACACGCGCGGCCTCGGCGCCGCACTGGCCGCGCAATTGCTGGCGCGCGGCATCGCCGTGCTCGGCCTGTCGCGCAGCCGCCATCCGTCGCTCGGCGCGCAAGCCGGCGAGCGCTTCGCCGAAGTCGAGCTCGACCTGTCGGAACCGACGCGCGTCGAAGCGTGGCTCGCCGGCGGCGCATTGGGCCGCTTCGTCGACGGCGCTTCCGCCGTGCTGCTGTTCAACAACGCCGGCACCGTCGAGCCGATCGGCCCGCTCGACGCGCAGGACCCGGCGGCGGTCGCGCGCGCGGTCAGCCTGAACGTCGCGACGCCGCTGATGCTGTCGAGCGCGCTCGCGCGGGCCGGCGCCGACACCGTCGAGCGCCGCATCCTGCACGTGTCGAGCGGCGCCGCGCGCAACGCGTATGCGGGCTGGAGCATCTACTGCGCGACCAAGGCCGCGCTCGACCATCACGCGCGCGCGGTCGCGCTGGATGCGACGCGCGGGCTGCGCATCTGCAGCGTTGCGCCGGGCGTCGTCGACACCGGCATGCAGGCGACGATCCGCGCGACCAGCGCCGACCACTTCCCGCAGCGCGAGAAGTTCGACCAACTCAAGGCGAGCGGCGCGCTTGCCACGCCGGAAGCGGCCGCGCGGCAACTGATCGACTACGCGCTGAGCGACGCATTCGGCACCGTGCCGACGGCAGACGTGCGGGAGCTGGCGGCCGGATAA
- the trhA gene encoding PAQR family membrane homeostasis protein TrhA has translation MHVGERFNSITHLVGAVLSVAGLATLVTMGALEGDAYKVVSFSVYGAMLCVLYAISTLYHSVRKPRLKAILQKCDHSAIYLLIAGSYTPFTLVTLRGPWGWSLFGVSWGLAAFGIVQELTLGRRTRIVSMVLYVLMGWLALVAVRPLIHALPPVGTAWLVAGGVIYSAGIYFFINDERIRHGHGIWHLFVLAGSLCQFVSVALYVA, from the coding sequence GTGCATGTCGGTGAGCGTTTCAACAGCATTACCCATCTCGTCGGCGCGGTGCTTTCGGTGGCGGGGCTGGCAACCCTGGTGACGATGGGCGCGCTCGAGGGCGACGCCTACAAGGTGGTGAGTTTCAGCGTTTACGGCGCGATGCTCTGCGTGCTCTATGCGATCTCGACGCTCTACCACAGCGTGCGCAAGCCGCGTCTGAAAGCCATCCTGCAGAAATGCGACCATTCGGCGATCTACCTGCTGATTGCCGGCAGCTACACGCCCTTCACCCTCGTCACGTTGCGCGGGCCGTGGGGCTGGTCGCTGTTCGGCGTGAGCTGGGGGCTTGCCGCGTTCGGCATCGTGCAGGAACTCACCCTCGGGCGGCGCACCCGCATCGTTTCGATGGTGCTGTACGTGCTGATGGGCTGGCTCGCGCTCGTTGCCGTCCGCCCGTTGATCCATGCACTGCCGCCGGTGGGGACCGCCTGGCTCGTGGCGGGGGGCGTCATCTACAGCGCCGGCATCTATTTCTTCATCAACGACGAGCGCATTCGCCACGGGCATGGCATCTGGCACCTGTTCGTTCTGGCGGGCAGCCTGTGTCAGTTCGTCAGCGTGGCGTTGTACGTCGCGTGA
- a CDS encoding lipase family protein: MSSKRFMTVAAAVSALLAIAAPPASAGAPTVSDPFYTYTGATPLASIPPGTVLKTRNVNYHVAGIPTALTAQQLLYRTNNARNQPVVNVTSVIRSPVSNGQAISYQSAYDSLNPYDEPSLVIAGDRDVTKVINVGTLLYSAESIPLSTLLLLGYNIIVPDTEGQTANFAAGPEYGMTTLDSIRAALNTPSTGLIPSSKVAMIGYSGGAIATNWAAQLAPSYAPDINKQLVGAAEGGLLVAPAHNLRYVDGSIVWGGVAAAALAGLSRGYDFDLTPYLSDTGVAVFKDIQSQSLAYILPKYTGLHWGTLFKPQYANDINSIPAYVTYANKVNAGLAASPTIPMYIGQGTAGVLDGTFSNQVGDGVMLAYDVRALAQKFCSSGVPVVYTEYPLEHAGAIVPWVAGMLPWLYDRFGGKTAPSNCALTALLPSNSLAPETLH, encoded by the coding sequence ATGTCCTCCAAACGTTTCATGACTGTTGCGGCCGCCGTGTCTGCCCTGCTGGCCATCGCCGCGCCACCGGCCAGCGCCGGAGCGCCGACCGTGTCCGATCCGTTCTACACCTATACCGGCGCGACGCCATTGGCATCGATTCCACCGGGCACGGTGCTCAAGACGCGGAACGTCAACTACCACGTGGCCGGCATTCCGACGGCGCTGACCGCCCAGCAATTGCTGTATCGCACGAATAACGCGCGCAACCAGCCTGTCGTCAACGTGACGTCGGTCATCCGGAGCCCGGTCAGCAACGGTCAGGCCATCTCGTACCAGTCGGCTTACGATTCGTTGAACCCTTACGACGAGCCCTCGCTGGTGATCGCCGGAGACCGGGACGTCACCAAAGTCATCAACGTGGGGACCCTGCTCTACAGCGCGGAATCGATTCCGCTGTCGACACTGCTGCTGCTGGGATACAACATCATCGTGCCCGATACGGAAGGCCAGACGGCGAACTTCGCCGCCGGTCCCGAATACGGCATGACGACCCTCGATTCGATCCGCGCGGCGCTCAATACGCCGTCGACCGGGCTGATTCCGTCCAGCAAGGTTGCGATGATCGGCTATTCCGGCGGCGCGATCGCGACGAACTGGGCGGCGCAGCTGGCGCCGAGCTACGCGCCGGACATCAACAAGCAGCTCGTCGGCGCGGCGGAAGGGGGCTTGCTGGTCGCCCCCGCCCACAATCTGCGCTATGTCGACGGCAGCATCGTCTGGGGTGGCGTCGCCGCGGCTGCGCTCGCCGGGCTGTCGCGAGGCTATGACTTCGACCTGACGCCCTATCTCAGCGACACCGGCGTCGCCGTATTCAAGGATATCCAGAGCCAGTCGCTCGCGTATATCCTGCCGAAGTACACGGGATTGCATTGGGGAACGCTGTTCAAGCCGCAATACGCGAACGACATCAACAGCATTCCGGCATACGTGACGTATGCGAACAAGGTGAATGCCGGGCTTGCCGCGTCGCCGACGATCCCGATGTATATCGGTCAGGGAACGGCAGGCGTGCTGGACGGCACTTTCAGCAACCAGGTGGGCGACGGCGTGATGCTTGCCTACGATGTGCGCGCCCTTGCACAGAAGTTCTGCTCGAGCGGCGTGCCGGTCGTGTACACCGAGTATCCGCTTGAACACGCCGGGGCCATCGTGCCATGGGTGGCCGGGATGTTGCCGTGGCTCTACGACCGCTTCGGCGGGAAAACCGCACCGAGCAATTGCGCGCTGACTGCGCTCCTGCCGAGCAATTCGCTGGCGCCGGAGACGCTGCACTAG
- a CDS encoding MOSC domain-containing protein gives MSRDAHPVIEAEIGAVLVGVCRPLAGTPHASAIAKRPVPARLWLGALGFAGDEQADRRHHGGPDKAVHHYAFDHYAWWSTQIGARDVLAQPGAFGENLSTRGMTERDVCIGDVFTLGDAVLQLSQSRQPCWKLNARFEHARMAALVQQSGRTGWYYRVLEEGWVEPGAVLALHARAHPEWPLSTVLDVLYRRTLDMAALDALCGVGTLPPAWRKMLERRRTERTVEDWTKRLEG, from the coding sequence ATGAGCCGCGACGCGCATCCGGTGATCGAGGCCGAGATCGGGGCCGTGCTCGTCGGGGTGTGCCGGCCGCTGGCCGGTACGCCGCACGCGAGCGCGATCGCCAAGCGGCCGGTCCCGGCGCGCCTGTGGCTGGGCGCGCTCGGCTTTGCGGGCGACGAGCAGGCGGATCGCCGGCATCACGGCGGCCCCGACAAGGCGGTCCATCACTATGCGTTCGACCATTATGCGTGGTGGTCCACGCAGATCGGCGCGCGCGACGTGCTCGCGCAACCGGGGGCATTCGGCGAGAACCTGTCGACACGGGGCATGACCGAGCGTGACGTCTGCATCGGCGACGTCTTCACGTTGGGCGACGCCGTGCTTCAGTTGTCGCAGTCGAGGCAACCCTGCTGGAAGCTCAACGCGCGATTCGAGCATGCGCGGATGGCCGCGCTCGTGCAGCAAAGCGGACGGACCGGATGGTATTACCGCGTGCTGGAGGAGGGTTGGGTGGAGCCGGGCGCGGTGCTGGCGCTGCACGCGCGCGCCCATCCGGAATGGCCGCTGTCGACGGTGCTCGACGTGCTGTACCGGCGCACGCTCGACATGGCGGCGCTCGACGCGCTGTGCGGCGTCGGGACGCTGCCGCCCGCCTGGCGCAAGATGCTCGAACGGCGCCGGACGGAACGGACGGTCGAAGACTGGACGAAGCGGCTGGAAGGGTGA
- a CDS encoding carbon starvation CstA family protein, protein MNRASSTLIWIAVALLGAFAFGTIALAHGERVSALWIVIAAVCVYLIAYRFYSRFIASKVMQLDGLRMTPAVRHNDGLDYVPTNKYVLFGHHFAAIAGAGPLVGPVLAAQMGYTPGMLWILAGVVFAGAVQDFMVLFISTRRDGRSLGDLVKMELGTVPGVIALFGAFLIMVIILAVLALIVVKALTNSPWGTFTVAATIPIALFMGVYTRYIRPGRIGEVSIIGFVGLMAAISFGQNVSASPTLAAWFTFNGTQLTWILIGYGFVASVLPVWLLLAPRDYLSTFLKIGTIVGLAIGILIVAPELKMPALTKFVDGTGPVWSGNLFPFLFITIACGAVSGFHALISSGTTPKLLDNETNARFIGYGAMLMESFVAIMALVAACVIEPGIYFAMNAPAAVLGTTPEAVANTVTQWGFMLTPDMLTQTAKAVGETTIIARAGGAPTLAVGMAHILHQVIGGEAMMAFWYHFAILFEALFILTAVDAGTRAGRFMLQDLLGTFHPALKRTESLPANLIATALCVAAWGYFLYQGVVDPLGGINTLWPLFGISNQMLAAIALVLGTVVLFKMKRERFAWVTLVPTVWLLICTLTAGWQKVFDSNPKVSFLAHAAKLQAAVDEGKVLAPAKSIAQMKRIIFNDYIDAALAGLFIFVVISIAVYGVLAIQRARREAKPTVRETPYESMPAAQALGSGR, encoded by the coding sequence ATGAATCGGGCTTCCAGCACCCTGATCTGGATTGCGGTCGCGCTATTGGGCGCGTTCGCGTTCGGCACCATCGCGCTCGCGCACGGCGAGCGGGTCAGCGCCCTCTGGATCGTGATCGCCGCAGTCTGCGTGTATCTGATCGCGTATCGCTTCTACAGCCGCTTCATCGCCAGCAAGGTCATGCAGCTCGACGGGCTCAGGATGACGCCTGCCGTCCGGCACAACGACGGCCTCGACTACGTGCCGACCAACAAGTACGTGCTGTTCGGCCACCACTTCGCCGCGATCGCCGGCGCCGGGCCGCTCGTCGGGCCGGTGCTCGCCGCGCAGATGGGCTACACGCCCGGCATGCTGTGGATCCTGGCGGGCGTCGTGTTCGCGGGCGCGGTGCAGGACTTCATGGTGCTGTTCATCTCGACGCGCCGCGACGGCCGCTCGCTCGGCGATCTCGTCAAGATGGAGCTCGGCACGGTGCCGGGCGTGATCGCGCTGTTCGGCGCGTTCCTGATCATGGTGATCATCCTCGCGGTGCTCGCGCTGATCGTCGTGAAGGCGCTGACCAACTCGCCGTGGGGCACGTTCACCGTCGCCGCGACGATTCCGATCGCGCTGTTCATGGGCGTCTACACGCGCTACATCCGTCCGGGCCGCATCGGCGAAGTGTCGATCATCGGCTTCGTCGGGCTGATGGCGGCGATCTCGTTCGGCCAGAACGTGAGCGCTTCGCCGACGCTCGCCGCATGGTTCACGTTCAACGGCACGCAGCTCACGTGGATCCTGATCGGCTACGGCTTCGTCGCATCGGTGCTGCCGGTGTGGCTGCTGCTCGCGCCGCGCGACTACCTGTCGACGTTCCTGAAGATCGGCACGATCGTCGGTCTCGCGATCGGCATCCTGATCGTCGCGCCGGAGCTGAAGATGCCCGCGCTGACGAAGTTCGTCGACGGCACCGGCCCGGTGTGGTCGGGCAACCTGTTCCCGTTCCTGTTCATCACGATCGCGTGCGGCGCGGTATCGGGCTTCCACGCGCTGATCTCGTCGGGCACGACGCCGAAGCTGCTCGACAATGAAACCAACGCGCGCTTCATCGGCTACGGCGCGATGCTGATGGAATCGTTCGTTGCGATCATGGCGCTGGTTGCCGCGTGCGTGATCGAGCCGGGCATCTACTTCGCGATGAACGCGCCGGCCGCCGTGCTCGGCACGACGCCGGAGGCGGTTGCGAACACCGTCACGCAATGGGGCTTCATGCTGACGCCGGACATGCTCACGCAAACCGCGAAGGCCGTCGGCGAGACGACCATCATCGCGCGCGCGGGCGGCGCGCCGACGCTGGCGGTCGGCATGGCGCACATCCTGCACCAGGTGATCGGCGGCGAAGCGATGATGGCGTTCTGGTATCACTTCGCGATCCTGTTCGAAGCGCTGTTCATCCTGACCGCCGTCGACGCGGGCACGCGCGCGGGCCGCTTCATGCTGCAGGACCTGCTCGGCACGTTCCACCCGGCGCTCAAGCGCACCGAATCGCTGCCGGCGAACCTGATCGCGACCGCGCTGTGCGTCGCGGCATGGGGCTACTTCCTGTATCAGGGCGTCGTTGATCCGCTCGGCGGCATCAACACGCTGTGGCCGCTGTTCGGCATCTCGAACCAGATGCTCGCGGCGATCGCGCTGGTGCTCGGCACCGTCGTGCTGTTCAAGATGAAGCGCGAGCGCTTTGCGTGGGTCACGCTCGTGCCGACCGTGTGGCTGCTGATCTGCACGCTGACGGCCGGCTGGCAGAAGGTGTTCGATTCGAACCCGAAGGTGAGCTTCCTCGCGCATGCCGCGAAGCTGCAGGCGGCCGTTGACGAAGGCAAGGTGCTGGCGCCGGCGAAGTCGATCGCGCAGATGAAGCGGATCATCTTCAACGACTACATCGACGCCGCGCTCGCCGGGCTGTTCATCTTCGTGGTGATCAGCATCGCGGTGTACGGCGTGCTCGCGATCCAGCGCGCGCGCCGCGAAGCGAAGCCGACCGTGCGCGAGACGCCGTACGAGTCGATGCCGGCCGCGCAGGCGCTCGGCAGCGGACGCTAA
- a CDS encoding YbdD/YjiX family protein, whose product MFTDLGSDLRSAGRYLGQALRLMVGLPDYDTYVAHMRETHPDREPMTYEAFFRERQNARYGSGAGKCC is encoded by the coding sequence ATGTTTACCGATCTCGGCAGTGATCTGCGCAGCGCAGGGCGCTACCTCGGGCAGGCGTTGCGGCTGATGGTCGGCCTGCCCGACTACGACACCTACGTCGCGCACATGCGCGAGACCCATCCGGACCGCGAGCCGATGACGTACGAGGCGTTTTTCCGCGAACGTCAGAATGCAAGGTACGGGTCGGGGGCGGGGAAGTGCTGTTGA
- a CDS encoding YceH family protein, with translation MNTTPDTPSPRPLRELTQLEARILGVLVEKQHTVPDTYPLSLNALTAGCNQKTARSPVMNVSEAEVTTAIDGLKHLSLVMEGSSSRVPRFEHNVNRVLGIPSQAVALLTILLLRGPQTAAELRLNTARLHGFADISSVEAFLEELATREPPLVVKLPRAAGARENRWTHLMCGEVSVSDFAGQEAGGADSVPPSEFEALKAEQKRLADEVARLQALVERMAAELGIEVDAQGDAS, from the coding sequence ATGAACACCACTCCGGATACTCCTTCGCCCCGCCCCCTCCGCGAACTGACGCAGCTCGAAGCGCGCATTCTCGGCGTGCTGGTCGAGAAACAGCACACGGTGCCGGATACGTACCCGCTGTCGCTGAACGCGCTGACCGCGGGCTGCAACCAGAAGACCGCGCGCTCGCCGGTGATGAACGTCAGCGAGGCCGAGGTGACGACCGCGATCGACGGGCTGAAGCACCTGAGCCTCGTGATGGAAGGCAGCAGCAGCCGCGTGCCGCGCTTCGAGCACAACGTGAACCGTGTGCTCGGGATCCCGAGCCAGGCGGTTGCGCTGCTGACGATCCTGCTGCTGCGCGGCCCGCAGACGGCCGCTGAATTGCGCCTGAACACCGCGCGCCTGCACGGCTTCGCCGACATCTCGTCGGTCGAGGCGTTCCTTGAAGAGCTGGCGACGCGCGAGCCGCCGCTCGTCGTGAAGCTGCCGCGCGCGGCCGGCGCGCGGGAGAACCGCTGGACGCACCTGATGTGCGGCGAAGTGAGCGTGAGCGATTTCGCGGGGCAGGAGGCGGGCGGGGCCGATTCCGTTCCGCCGTCCGAATTCGAGGCGCTGAAGGCCGAGCAGAAGCGTCTCGCGGACGAAGTCGCACGGTTGCAGGCGCTCGTCGAGCGGATGGCGGCCGAATTGGGGATCGAAGTCGACGCGCAGGGCGACGCTTCCTGA
- a CDS encoding class I SAM-dependent methyltransferase, which produces MQDKQSVAPESTALRVALWRAMHTEVDAPPYVLEDDIGLQLIAPDEDWRDRPDMHPQGTRGFRASVIGRARFIEDLLAEYAERGVAQYVLLGAGLDTFAQRRPGLASRLQVFEVDQPGPQAWKRQRLISLGFGVPEWLHLVPVDFEASDSWFEKLVAAGFATDQPAVIASTGVTMYLSLDAIKATLRQIASLARGTTLAMTFLLPPALVEQEDRAIYEAVLDRARDAGTPFVSFFSPAEILALASEAGFSEARCVLPADLVQRYFNGRTDGFRPVDGEVFLVATV; this is translated from the coding sequence ATGCAAGACAAGCAGTCCGTCGCACCGGAAAGCACCGCATTGCGCGTCGCACTGTGGCGGGCCATGCACACGGAGGTCGATGCGCCGCCGTATGTGCTCGAAGACGATATCGGCCTGCAACTGATCGCGCCGGACGAAGACTGGCGCGACCGTCCCGACATGCACCCGCAGGGCACGCGCGGCTTTCGGGCGTCGGTCATCGGCCGCGCACGCTTCATCGAGGATCTGCTGGCCGAGTACGCCGAGCGCGGCGTCGCGCAGTACGTGCTGCTCGGCGCGGGCCTGGATACCTTCGCGCAGCGCCGGCCGGGCCTCGCGTCGCGCCTGCAGGTGTTCGAAGTGGACCAGCCCGGCCCGCAGGCATGGAAGCGGCAGCGCCTGATCTCGCTCGGTTTCGGCGTGCCGGAATGGCTGCATCTCGTGCCGGTCGATTTCGAGGCCAGCGATTCGTGGTTCGAGAAACTGGTCGCGGCGGGTTTCGCGACCGATCAGCCGGCAGTCATCGCGTCCACCGGCGTGACGATGTACCTGAGCCTCGACGCGATCAAGGCGACGCTGCGGCAGATCGCGTCGCTCGCACGCGGTACGACGCTCGCGATGACGTTCCTGCTGCCGCCCGCGCTTGTCGAGCAGGAAGACCGCGCGATCTACGAGGCGGTGCTGGACCGCGCGCGCGACGCCGGCACGCCGTTCGTGAGCTTCTTCAGTCCGGCCGAGATCCTCGCGCTCGCAAGCGAAGCCGGCTTCAGCGAAGCCCGTTGCGTGTTGCCGGCCGATCTCGTGCAACGCTATTTCAACGGACGGACCGACGGGTTCCGGCCGGTCGACGGCGAAGTGTTCCTCGTCGCGACCGTGTAA
- a CDS encoding PRC-barrel domain-containing protein, translated as MAFHKTIVAATVLASSLSAHAQIAGTQPLSVTVEQSQALLEGWSVKKSVLGKHVYNEQNQKVGTIRDLIVAPDGSISAAIVSAGGFLGVAAHDVAVPIASLDVRNGNIYLPGATKEALKATPAFQYAKVPSPPKPKQVDEKH; from the coding sequence ATGGCTTTCCACAAGACAATCGTCGCAGCCACCGTGCTCGCATCGAGCCTCAGCGCCCACGCGCAGATCGCGGGCACGCAGCCGCTCAGCGTCACCGTCGAGCAATCGCAGGCGCTGCTCGAAGGCTGGAGCGTGAAAAAGAGCGTGCTCGGCAAGCATGTGTACAACGAGCAGAACCAGAAGGTCGGCACGATTCGCGACCTGATCGTCGCGCCGGACGGCTCGATTTCCGCGGCGATCGTGTCGGCGGGCGGTTTCCTGGGCGTCGCGGCGCACGATGTCGCGGTGCCGATCGCGTCGCTCGACGTGCGCAACGGCAACATCTATTTGCCGGGCGCGACGAAGGAAGCGCTGAAGGCGACGCCGGCGTTCCAGTATGCGAAGGTGCCGTCGCCGCCGAAGCCGAAGCAGGTCGACGAAAAGCACTGA
- a CDS encoding 3-deoxy-7-phosphoheptulonate synthase — MQNLDNPSHDREVGVADATQDTTRIDDVRIGAVRPLISPALLQDELPVPAATQTLVEDTRKAIGDILHGRDDRLLLVVGPCSIHDHDQALDYARRLKIAADALKDDLLITMRVYFEKPRTTVGWKGYINDPRLDGSFRINEGLRAARQLLLDVNALGLPAATEFLDLLSPQYIADLIAWGAIGARTTESQSHRQLASGLSCPIGFKNGTDGGVQVASDAIIAARASHAFMGMTKMGMAAIFETRGNDDAHVILRGGKNGPNYDGAHVEASCAVLRAAGLREQVMVDCSHANSNKSHERQIEVAQDLARQLAQGEHRIIGVMVESHLEAGRQDLKPGVPLKYGVSITDACLSWTQTEPVLEVLAEAVRHRRVYSRNA; from the coding sequence ATGCAGAACCTCGACAATCCTTCGCACGATCGCGAGGTCGGCGTCGCCGACGCGACGCAGGACACCACACGCATCGACGACGTCCGCATCGGCGCCGTGCGTCCGCTGATTTCCCCGGCGCTGCTGCAGGACGAGCTGCCGGTGCCGGCCGCCACGCAGACGCTAGTGGAAGATACCCGCAAGGCGATCGGCGACATCCTGCACGGCCGCGACGACCGGCTGCTGCTCGTCGTCGGCCCGTGCTCGATCCACGACCACGACCAGGCGCTCGACTACGCGCGCCGCCTGAAGATCGCCGCCGACGCGCTGAAGGACGACCTGCTGATCACGATGCGCGTGTACTTCGAGAAGCCGCGCACGACGGTCGGCTGGAAGGGCTACATCAACGATCCGCGGCTCGACGGCAGCTTCCGCATCAACGAAGGGCTGCGCGCCGCACGGCAGCTGCTGCTCGACGTCAACGCGCTCGGCCTGCCGGCCGCCACCGAATTCCTCGACCTGCTGAGCCCGCAGTACATCGCCGACCTGATCGCGTGGGGCGCGATCGGCGCGCGCACGACCGAGAGCCAGAGCCACCGGCAGCTCGCGTCGGGCCTGAGCTGCCCGATCGGCTTCAAGAACGGCACCGACGGCGGCGTGCAGGTCGCGTCGGATGCGATCATCGCCGCGCGCGCGAGCCATGCGTTCATGGGGATGACGAAGATGGGCATGGCCGCGATCTTCGAGACGCGCGGCAACGACGACGCGCACGTGATCCTGCGCGGCGGCAAGAACGGCCCGAACTACGACGGCGCGCACGTCGAGGCGAGCTGCGCGGTGCTGCGCGCGGCGGGCCTGCGCGAGCAGGTGATGGTCGATTGCTCGCACGCGAACTCGAACAAGTCGCACGAGCGGCAGATCGAGGTGGCGCAGGATCTCGCGCGGCAACTGGCGCAGGGCGAGCACCGGATCATCGGCGTGATGGTGGAGAGCCATCTCGAGGCGGGGCGGCAGGATTTGAAGCCCGGTGTGCCGTTGAAGTATGGCGTGTCGATCACCGATGCATGCCTGAGCTGGACGCAGACCGAGCCGGTGCTCGAGGTGCTTGCCGAGGCGGTGCGGCATCGAAGGGTGTATTCGCGGAACGCGTGA